In a genomic window of Urocitellus parryii isolate mUroPar1 chromosome 11, mUroPar1.hap1, whole genome shotgun sequence:
- the Spata21 gene encoding spermatogenesis-associated protein 21 has protein sequence MVQPTESSCPLDSCGQPLGDDAPKKAGVPHIRPREAAPEPSAGDLEDGSQEAMLLVPLTPAEEDTASPLLPSTPGPKTPKEGGEAVETQPAPGPLLPPEVRDIGEKRELYLAQKQLQEPEEAVGAQSSGTAWQGFMKCLLEVEEEEATHRRTSKARGALTTRKPPKTLSPVCTSAAGGSSAPGLPLTLLQTLASTPATAPPWARPMAPGSSPAPMGALAPATGPCPVLPVPTMDLGWRRPELLPQSNDRSLSYTKARQELEERNLLKLYQSCEEWSEEHLTQKQEEAFRSYFEIFNGPGEVDAQSLKNMLLLVGFSLTPAQVEDVLMSADVDGDGHVDFKDFLAVMTDSKRFFCSVEQNALANMAPPNPHTLLFEILSLLVEMLALPEAALEEITNYYQKKLKDGTCKAREMDSAIGRLRSRKKLPYNPQQADSFEISERKVLRILSRIKQQNYAANLQSPYAQVPCIPLCPRMDKKMVRRKQGNHYVLDQCASSSLSPDIRSLFFPSGSQGSREHSSDSGKWLGSLPARTH, from the exons ATGGTGCAGCCGACAGAGTCTTCCTGCCCTTTGGACAGCTGTGGACAGCCACTGGGAGACGACGCCCCCAAGAAAGCAGGCGTCCCACACATCAGACCACGGGAGGCTGCGCCAGAGCCCAGTGCGGGCGACCTCGAAGACGGCTCCCAGGAAGCAATGCTCCTCGTGCCCTTGACCCCTGCAGAGGAAGACACGGCCAGCCCCCTGTTGCCATCCACACCGGGACCTAAAACACCCAAAGAAGG AGGCGAAGCTGTGGAGACCCAGCCAGCACCGGGGCCTCTTCTTCCACCA gagGTGAGGGACATTGGCGAAAAGCGCGAGCTGTACCTCGCGCAGAAGCAGCTGCAGGAGCCCGAGGAGGCTGTGGGGGCCCAGAGCTCTGGGACCGCCTGGCAGGGCTTCATGAAGTGCCtgctggaggtggaggaggaggaggccaccCACCGGAGGACCTCGAAGGCCCGAGGAGCTCTGACGACACGGAAGCCCCCGAAGACCTTAAGCCCCGTGTGCACCTCGGCCGCCGGCGGCAGCTCGGCCCCGGGCCTGCCCCTGACCCTGCTTCAGACCCTGGCCTCCACGCCCGCCACAGCCCCGCCCTGGGCCCGGCCAATGGCTCCAGGATCGAGCCCGGCCCCCATGGGCGCCCTGGCCCCCGCCACTGGGCCCTGCCCAGTCCTGCCGGTCCCCACCATGGACCTGGGCTGGAGGCGGCCGGAGCTTTTGCCCCAGAGCAACGACAGGAGCCTGAGCTACACCAAGGCAAG GCAGGAGCTGGAGGAGCGCAACCTCCTCAAGCTGTACCAGAGCTGCGAGGAGTGGTCGGAGGAGCACCTCACCCAGAAGCAGGAGGAAG CCTTCCGCAGCTACTTTGAGATCTTCAACGGCCCTGGCGAGGTGGACGCGCAGAGCCTCAAGAACATGCTGCTCCTGGTGGGCTTCTCCCTGACGCCGGCCCAGGTGGAGGACGTCCTCATGAGCGCCGACGTGGACG GAGACGGTCATGTGGACTTCAAAGACTTCTTGGCTGTGATGACAGACAGCAAACGCTTCTTCTGCTCTGTGG AACAGAATGCCCTGGCGAACATGGCTCCCCCGAACCCCCACACTCTGctctttgagatcctgtctctgctGGTGGAGATGCTGGCCTTGCCGGAGGCAGCCTTAGAGGAGATCACAAA CTACTACCAGAAGAAGCTGAAGGACGGCACCTGCAAAGCGCGAGAGATGGACTCGGCCATTGGCCGGCTGCGGTCACGCAAGAAGCTGCCCTACAACCCCCAGCAGGCAGACAGCTTTGAAATCTCAGAGCGGAAGGTCCTCAGGATCCTGAGTAGGATAAAGCAACAGAACTATG CTGCCAACCTGCAGAGCCCCTACGCCCAGGTGCCCTGCATCCCGCTCTGTCCCCGGATGGACAAGAAGATGGTGCGGCGGAAGCAGGGCAACCACTATGTGCTAGACCAGTGTGCTTCCAGCAGCCTGAGCCCAGACATCCGCAGCCTCTTCTTCCCGTCAGGATCTCAAGGAAGCAG GGAACACAGCTCCGACAGTGGCAAGTGGCTTGGCTCTCTGCCAGCTCGAACCCACTAA